The proteins below are encoded in one region of Phycisphaerales bacterium AB-hyl4:
- a CDS encoding peptidyl-prolyl cis-trans isomerase: MAMTHGTRMMGRWCMVAVLAWPTSMALAQGLLEPVPPAEDAPAADVPADVPPDAADVPVEDMPPSAVAEEAAERAAAAVADDPGDRTRHTMDGMIGQVNGRPIYARRVLEPVRDQLTAMSRQLSRNEFRQDAARLIAGQLDQIVTDALVLGAAERDLTEQERMGLRHMVRQRREQLLRQHGQGSLAVAERQLQDTTGMGLDDTLEAYRQEVIVQRYLHRRLFPQINVTRRDIRRYYQDRYEQFNPQGERMIELIRTGEADESQRIADALAEGVLFADASDEVRQLAAPGEAPLAHDALNEALAELAQGEHAGPIEAGDAYWFIRVAEVDQQGARSLRDAQLEIENLLRGQQFRTLSEQYRRDLFAEGSYNPIDEMTASLLEIAMSRYAPSE; encoded by the coding sequence ATGGCTATGACGCATGGAACGCGAATGATGGGCCGGTGGTGCATGGTGGCGGTGTTGGCTTGGCCGACGTCGATGGCTTTGGCGCAGGGGCTGTTGGAGCCGGTGCCGCCAGCAGAGGATGCCCCGGCTGCGGACGTGCCGGCCGACGTGCCACCCGATGCTGCCGACGTGCCGGTTGAGGACATGCCGCCCTCGGCGGTTGCTGAAGAGGCGGCGGAGCGGGCGGCCGCGGCGGTGGCGGACGATCCGGGCGACCGCACGAGGCACACAATGGACGGCATGATCGGCCAGGTCAACGGCCGACCGATCTACGCCCGGCGGGTGCTCGAACCGGTGCGCGACCAGCTTACCGCGATGAGCCGACAGCTCTCGCGCAACGAGTTCCGCCAGGACGCCGCGCGGTTGATCGCCGGCCAGCTCGACCAGATCGTCACCGACGCGCTGGTGCTCGGCGCTGCCGAGCGCGACCTGACCGAGCAGGAGCGCATGGGCCTTCGCCACATGGTCCGCCAGCGTCGCGAGCAGTTGCTTCGCCAACACGGGCAAGGCTCGCTGGCTGTGGCCGAGCGTCAGCTTCAAGATACGACCGGCATGGGGCTGGATGACACGCTGGAGGCGTATCGACAAGAAGTAATCGTGCAGCGTTACCTGCACCGTCGGCTGTTTCCACAGATCAACGTCACCCGCCGTGACATTCGGCGGTACTACCAGGATCGCTACGAGCAGTTCAACCCGCAGGGCGAGCGGATGATCGAGCTGATCCGCACCGGCGAGGCCGACGAGTCTCAGCGGATCGCCGACGCCTTGGCCGAAGGCGTTCTCTTCGCGGACGCGAGCGACGAAGTACGCCAACTCGCGGCACCGGGCGAAGCGCCGCTGGCGCATGACGCGTTGAACGAAGCGCTCGCCGAGCTGGCGCAAGGCGAGCACGCCGGGCCGATCGAGGCGGGCGACGCGTATTGGTTCATTCGCGTGGCCGAGGTCGATCAGCAGGGCGCCCGCTCGCTGCGCGACGCGCAGTTGGAGATTGAGAATCTGCTGCGTGGCCAACAGTTCCGCACGCTGTCGGAGCAGTATCGTCGCGACCTGTTCGCGGAGGGCAGCTACAACCCGATCGACGAGATGACCGCGTCGCTGCTTGAGATCGCGATGAGCCGATACGCTCCGAGCGAATGA
- a CDS encoding YraN family protein, giving the protein MHRVLQNWLAGLGWLCGGNPQLSLGRRGERAAAKHLKRVGYRVVARNLRCKVGEIDLLAEAPDGRTVVVVEVKAGRGGALPPEIRVGAAKQRKLTQLAVRLIRRYRLHDRPMRFDVVGVDLPDRGKPTIRHHVGAFESRV; this is encoded by the coding sequence ATGCACCGGGTACTACAGAACTGGCTCGCCGGGCTCGGCTGGCTCTGCGGGGGCAACCCTCAGCTATCGCTCGGCCGACGCGGCGAACGCGCCGCGGCGAAGCATCTCAAACGCGTCGGCTACCGCGTGGTGGCACGCAACCTGCGCTGCAAAGTGGGTGAGATCGACCTGCTGGCCGAAGCGCCGGACGGGCGCACCGTGGTGGTGGTCGAAGTGAAAGCCGGGCGTGGCGGTGCGCTGCCGCCGGAGATCCGCGTCGGCGCAGCGAAGCAGCGAAAGCTCACGCAACTGGCGGTGCGACTCATTCGGCGGTATCGGCTGCACGATCGGCCGATGCGTTTCGATGTGGTCGGCGTCGACCTGCCGGATCGCGGCAAGCCGACGATTCGCCATCATGTCGGAGCGTTTGAATCGCGCGTGTGA